Part of the Myxococcales bacterium genome is shown below.
CCGCTCTTTACGGAGACAAGCGCGGCGGGCGGGAGCGCGCCGGTGCTCATCGCTGGCCTTCGGCCGGCGGCGCCCGGCGAGTCTGCCCCTAGCAGCTCGTTTGAGCTCGTCGCCGACCCAGGGACGCGCGTCATTGTCCTGTCTCGCAAGGGCTTCCGAGACATCGTTCGGCAGGAGCGCCTAGCGCCGGGCGCGCGGACGAAGCTGAAGCTGGAGCTCGAACGTCTGCCCGCCACCTTGCGCATCGAGGCCAACGTCGGTGCGGCGACCGTTCGCGTCAACGACGTCGATGTCGGCGCCGCGCCGCTTGAGGTCTCGCGCCCGGCTGGCATCTACCGCGTCGTCGTTCACAAGCCCGGGTTCGTGCCCCACGAGATGAACGTGACCGTCGGCCCCGGCGACGAGGCGAAGGTTGATGCCTCGCTCGCGGAAGAGCGCGTCCCGGTCACGAAGCGGTGGTGGTTCTGGGCCGGCGCGGCGGGCGTTCTGGCCGGCGGCGCCGCCCTAACGTACGCCCTCACGAGGCCAGAGCCCTCCCCTCCTCCCTACAACGGCGGCAGCACCGGTTGGGTCGTCGGTGGGCAATCGCTGCGCTGGTAGCTCAGAAGCCGCAGGCGTCGCGGCAGCGAGCCTGCTGGCAGAGTGAAAAGACTCCGTATTCGGGCAGCCTGGTCGATGCCTCGTTGCACTTCTCGCTGCACGACTCGTTGCCCTTGCAGTCGAGGCTACAGGCATCGGCGCGGGCGACCTCCGGCAAGGCGTGCCATGTTGCGAACTCGTCACCGCAGCGGTCAAACCAACACGCGACGCAAGGGTCCAGACGGCTCGGATCGTCGAGGCAATCGCGCGCGCAAGAGACGTTGACGCACGCCAGGTATTCGCCGTAACGCGGGATGCCGGCGGGAATGCGATCAAAACACGATGTGAAGGTGTTCTCGTCGCAGTACGTGCACCCGAGCATCGACTTGCAGGCGACGTCATTCTCACAGGCTCTTCGACTCTCGCAGCAACGTGAAACCATGCACGCGCGACAGCGAACGCGCCCTGGTGTCTCCGTCGGTGGCGCGGTGCAAGAAGCCCGGTCCACGCGGTAGAAGTCATCGACCCCGGAGCAGGCGTCGTCGAGCAAGGGATGGGCGCTCTTGCCCGACGGGCAACCGTTGCAGCTGCTCCGCGCCGAGGCGCGACAGCGAGAAAGATCCGCCGCCGCGCTCTCTGCCGCCGAGCCTTTGGGCTGGGGACATGTGTCGGCGCAGGCTCCGCCGTCTTCGCAGGACCGCGAGGCGCAGCGGTCCCACGCGGCGCACGTCGGCTCAGCGTTGCATCGCGAGGTGGCGAAGGCACAGCTTGCGGCGAGGCACGTGCCGCACGCGTCGAGAGGCGCCGCGCTCGCGTCGTCGCGATCGAGTGCGCCGGAGGGGTCACCGGTCGTGCGAGCGCAGGCCGTGGCCACGCCCATGAGCGCCGCGACCACCGCGAGGCCGCGACCCCGCCACGAGGGCATCGGACGAAACGAGGGGCCTACCATCGCCGAGAAAGACTGGTATCACATCGAGTCGATGAGGGCTTTCCGGCGCGCTGGAAGTTTCGCGCTCCTCGCCCT
Proteins encoded:
- a CDS encoding PEGA domain-containing protein; its protein translation is MRVATGLFVLAMTLAVTGASAQDDDKKTQARTEFQRGSELAKAESWADALAAFQHSHELLAHPSTLFNIGMCERVLGRFTRARENMKRALADASLPASLAEEARTYLAEIERLLAHVEVELSPAEAGIAVDGRPLFTETSAAGGSAPVLIAGLRPAAPGESAPSSSFELVADPGTRVIVLSRKGFRDIVRQERLAPGARTKLKLELERLPATLRIEANVGAATVRVNDVDVGAAPLEVSRPAGIYRVVVHKPGFVPHEMNVTVGPGDEAKVDASLAEERVPVTKRWWFWAGAAGVLAGGAALTYALTRPEPSPPPYNGGSTGWVVGGQSLRW